TGTCTCTGACTGCCCACCTCCGTATCCTCGGAGAAAATCATTGccattatttgatttttctgaaaGAACAGCTTTACAGGACAGATTTCATCTTTCAAAAGTGAGAGttctaagaacatacaatggagaaaggaaagtctcttcaataaatgatgttgggaaaactggacaggcacatgcaaaagaatgagagtagaccatcatctttcaccacacacaaaaattaactcaaaatggataaaagacttgaaggtaagacgtgaaaccataaaactcctagaagaaaatataggcagtacacttttttttttaaattggcacctgagctaacatctgttgccaatcttttttttttctttttctccccaaagccccctagtacataattgtatattttagttgcaggtccttctagttgtgctatgtgggatgctgccttagcatggcctgataagcagtgctaggtccacgcccaggatccgaactggcaaaatcctgggccgctgaagcggagcgtgcaaacttaaccactggcaatacactctttgacattggtcttagaaggatctttttgaataccctGTCTACTCGGACaacggaaacaaaagaaaaaataaacacgtgggacttcatcagactaaagagcttttgcaaggcaaaggaaaccaggatcaaaataaaaagctaggggctggccccgtggccgagtggttaagtccgcatgctctgcttcggcagcccagggtttcactggttcggatcctgggcgcggatatggcactgctcgttgGGTCACcttgaggcggcatctcacatgccacaactagaaggacgcacaactaaaatatacaactatgtactggggagatttggggagaaaaagcaggaagaaaaaaaagattggcaacagttgttagctcaggtgccaatttaaaaaaaaaaaattaaaagacaacccaccaactgggagaaaatatttacaaatcatgtatctgacaaggagttaatctccaaaatatataaagaactcacacaactgaacaacaataaaacaaccaacctgatcaaaaaattagcaaaggatatgaacatttttccaaagaagatttacaggtggcaataggcacatgaaaacatgttcaacatcactaatcatcagggaaatgcaaatcaaaactacactaagataccaccttacacctgttaaaatggctataatcactaagactaaaagtaacaaatgttggcgagggtgtggagagaggggaccctcatacactgctggtgggaatgcaaactggtgcagccactatggaaaacagtatggagattcctcaaaaaattaaaaatagaactaccatacgatccagccatcccactactgggtatttatccaaagaacttgaagtcagcaattcaaagagacctatgcaaccccatgttcattgcagcattattcactataaccaggaagtggaagcaacccaagtgcccatccacacatgagtagataaagaagatggggtatatatatacaatggaatactactcagccataaaaaagacaaaattgtcccattcgcaacaacatgggtggaccttgagggtattatgtcaagcgaaataagccagacggagaaagacaaacaccgtacgatttcactcatatgtggaaaataaacacacacacggaaaaaagagaataattcagtggttatcaggggaaggggtctggggggtgggcacaaagggggaaggggagcacttatatggtgacagacaataatgtacaaccgaaatttcataatgttgtaaactattataaactcaataaaaaaagttttgaagAACATAAGAAGTAAATTACAATAGGGCCTTTTTTAGTATTCTGCTTATAATtcagtatatgtatatatatatattcagtacATATACAATTCAGACCGAGGGGTCCTCCGGGTTAGGCGCCGCGGGGAGGGGCTCGGCACCGCCCACCGCGCACGCGCAGGGGCATGCGCACAACCGCGGGCGGCTGCCGGGGAGGAGGTGCCCGGGCGCACGCGCGGCGCCCTGGAAGTCCCAGGCGGCCACTGACCCGGAAGCGCCGGACGCCCCTCCGCTTCCGCCGGCTGCGACGAGGCGGCGGCGCGTGCGTGGTCTAGGGGCCGTGGCCGCGGGCGCTATGGTTTTCCTCACGGTGCCGCTCTGGCTGCGGAGCCGCCTCACCGACCGCTACTGGCGGGTCCAGGAGGTGCTGAGGCACGCGCGGCACTTCCGGGGGAGGAAGAATCGGTGCTACCGGCTGGCCGTGCGGGCTGTGACGAGAGCGTTTGTGAAATGCACGCGAGCCCGCAGGCTGAAGAGGAGGAGCATGAGGACGGTGAGCGGGCCGGGGGACGAGCGGAAGACGGGGGTACGATGGGGGACCCGGGGGGCCGGGGGGCGACGGGCGGGGACACGGCgcgccccccagcccctgccgcTCGCGCCCGTCCTCTCGGCGCCCCGCGCGGCTCGCCGTCACGCGGAGGACGGGCCCGCCCCGGACCGGCTTGTCGCGCCGGCCTGTCCCCGAGCTGTCCCGGGCCCGGCGGGTGGCCGCTCTCCCCGCCCCGCGCCACCGGGAGGTCGGGCTCCGGAGCAGCCGCCGCCCTCGAGCGCGGCGCCGCGTCCGTCCTGCCTGCGTGGGCAGGCAGGGCTTCCCGAGCCTTGCGGTCGGCAGGGCCGCCGGCCTGGGCGCGTGTCGCGGTCCGCGCCTCGTTCTCGGGAGGGAAGAGGCCGCGCCGCCTGCCGTGGGGGCTGGCGAGAGCGCAGGTTCCGGGCCCCTCACCTCCGGAGCGGGAACCCTGCGTCTTGGCAAAGCTCCTCTGCTGAGGAGGCTCGTCCGTGAGCTGACCTCCGTGCCCGCCGTCCTCTGTCCGTGCGCGGGTCGCCGCCGCCGCGGGGCCTGGCCAGCGGTGCTGGGTCTGCGCCCGTGACCCGCACCCGCGGAAGCGGAGCGCGGACTCCGCTGCCCCGGGCGGTTCTGATGCGCGTCCCCGCCGGAGACCCGCAGGAGCGAGGAAGCCGCCCGCGGCTCCGCGTGTTGCTCCCGCCGCCGCTCTCGCCCTTCCCGATCGGCCGCAGCGCCAGCAGCCTCGGCCTCCCGGCGCTTCCGGACCTCGGGCTGCCCGCCGCCGGCCAGGTCCCGCTCCCGGCCTGCCCTTTCCTCCGGGCCGTCTGGCCCCCGCGCTCCGCCCCGCGCGTGCCTGCCCTCGGGCAGCTGCCTCTCCCGCGCGGGTGCCGCGTCTACACTGCGAGCCTGCGGGCCGGGAGCCGGTGGCTTTTCTAGTCTCGTTTACAAAATTCCCTCTGTTCGCTCAGCGCTTTGTTGGCGGGAGCTGACGTAACCCGGAGAGCTAGTTCTCCAGCACCTCGATGTCTTCTCATTTCAGCTCTGGATCCGTCGGATCACAGCTGCCTCCCAGGAGCACGGTCTCAAGTACCCGGTCTTCGTCGGCAACTTAATTAAGGTGCGGCTGAGCACCCACAGAGCCCGGCCCAGCACCAGACAGGGTCACCACCCTGACACTGCTgctgttgggggggggggagtctgGCAGATTCCGGGACCCACTACACTTGCTCGGCCCTTGTCCTGCTGCTGGGACCGAGGCCTGAGCTCTGGAGAGCTTCCCCATCAAGGGAAGAAGGTGGAAAGACTTGGCTTTAACTGCAAAGTTTAATTTGAAAGCTTTTACGTTGAATGATTCCTGGTGAGGGAGCAGATAAAGTTGAAACTTATACagtgagaagggagggagaaatgtcTTTGGATGGATGAAGCACGAGTCACAAAAGCTTGGGGATTGCTGAACATGCTGATtatgctattccctctgcttttGTGTGCATGtaactttttccttaaaaagtgaAGGAGAGTGTGTGTTGTGCTTCTCCTTGTATCAGGCCCTGTCTTTACTGCTGTACAAAGATCTTCAGGGTGAGTGTAGAGGGCGTGCagccccattttactgatggggaactgaggcccagaaaggagaCGGACTTTGCCCAAGGACACAGGTCCCAGGTGGTAGAACAGGATCCACGCCGGCTGCGTGGCTGCATTTAATGCACGGAGACCACCCCACACCTCTTCTGCTCCTCAGGCTCACTGGCACTGTTCCTCAGCCTTTGGAAGTGATCTGCTATTTGGCCTGATGGAAGGTGTGGTCTGGCTCTTGTGGGAACGGGGAGGGCCCATTCTTCTCCTTGTGTTTCATACCTTTTCAGTGTTCCATTTCATCGTTTGTAAagtggaactttttttttttggagaaagatgagccctgagctaacatatgttgccaatgctcctctttttttactgaggaagactgaccctgagctcacatccatgcccatcttcctctactttatatgtgggatgcctagcacagcatggcgtgccaagcagtgccatgtccgcactcaggatgccaattggcaaaccctgggccaccaaagcggaatgtgcgaacttaacggctgcgccaccaggccggcccctgtaaaaTGGAACTTTGATCTCCTCTTGCAGGCTGACTTAAAGGGTTACCCCAAGGCAACAGTCATAGTACCGTCTGGGTGATGACTGTTGACCCTAAACAAGGCCCTTGTCCTCTGGCCAGCACCAGGACTGGATGCCAGCCTCCTTTCCCAGTCACCTCTTGCAGGGATGCCCTTGCTTTGTCCTTGTCCACATTTATTCTCCAGCACCCTGCTTGGACAGAATTCACCACTCCCGCTCCCCTTCCCGGGACAGATGGTGTGTCGAGAGTAGAGGCTGCCCGGGAGCCATGTGGAGTGGCTCTGCACACAGGAGGGGCTCCCATGGTATGGGCTCAGGGCAGCGGTCTTCCCATGTCCCCCTGATGCTGACACAGGCTGTGATTTTCTTCCCAGTGCCAAGTGGAGCTCAACAGGAAAGTGCTTGCAGATCTAGCCATCTACGAACCAAAGACTTTTAAATCTTTGGCTGCTTTGGCCAAAAGGAGGCGACAGGAAGGATTTGCTGCTGCCTTGGGGGACGGGAAGGAGCCTGAAGGCATATTTTCCAGAGTGGTGCAGTACCACTGAGGGGGACACTGACGCCGCATGCCCTCTCCAGCTGAGTGTCTTAGAAAAAGGCTTTTTCCCGATGATTATAACAACATAAGGGTGAAAAGTTATTTGTCGACAGTGTGTAAGTTTGATTTGCAGTTGTGTTAATTTATATTTCAGTAGCCGGTGTGAGAGAAAAGACCCTGTCCTCTTTCAGTGGGACAGATTGGGGAACACCTCCCTAGATTGTGCAAATAAAGCTTGTGTGCTTCTCACCGTTTCCAGCTGTGCTCTCTGGCATCAAGCAAACACACCTGGGTACAGTGCACCTGGGGTGCTTGTTTTCAGCCATTTGTCAGCAACCTTGTGGTCTTGTGGTAGTGGGAGAGGCTGCTGGAGTGAGGGGTCAACTGAGCAAGCACTTCCTCTTGGAACCTTAGATCCTTTCCTGCGAGTTGGGGGGTTTCCACCAGGCCTCTGAACTCTGACCCTGGCTCCCCTCAGGGCTCTGTGGGTAGCCTGTCCAACacccaggccccctcccctcgTCTCCTCCTCTTGTTTCTAGCAGAGACTTTGTGGCTTAGCTCTTCAGCCACTCTGAGCACCAGCCTGTTTCCCTGTCTCCCCCACTCTTAGCCCAGCGGGGGCAGAAGGCAGGGAAGCCATGGGATCATCTGGGGAGGTCTTAACATGAAGGTTGGGGCCCCTTGCCACATACCCTACTCCAGTCAGTCCAGAGTCAAGCCCAGGAAGAAGGTCTCAGAAAGCTCACTGCACTGACAGGGCTACCAACCCTGTGCCTCCCTTTCACCCCCATCCACCCGCTGCTTGGGCAGAAATGGAAGTCGTGTCCACCCTCCCACTCAAGGCCAGGTCTTGCTCTTTGTCTTCTCAGGGAGCTGGCTCCACCTTCAGCCTCTTCCATCTGTATTTCCAGCCTCCTCCAACTCTCGAGTCTGCTCTCCTTCGTCTCACGGCCACCTCACACCTCGTGTCACTGGGTCCCTACCAGGCTGCAAGAGCTCTCACCAAAGCCATCTCCTGAAACCAAAGTCCAACAGATCCTGTTGGCCCTTGACCCCAAGGACCATGCACTCCCTTCCCTCCTCACTGGCACTGCACCGTCTCCGTCCCTGCCCTCCTGACCAGCTCACCCTTCTGCACACTCACTCCAGGAAAGCTCTTCAGACGCACAGCAGCAGTTGCTGCCTGCTTGCTGATGACTCCTGCATTTACCTGCCAGTGCACAGCTGCCCCGCTCTCCATGCTCTGGTGCTGGGTCCTGTGGCAACACCGCCCTCCATCCTTTGCCAGTGGTCCCCTGGAAGTCATTCCAGGTTCCTTTCTTCTGACTCAATATCTACCTCCAACTGCATATGGAGCCAATCAAATCCTGGCCATCTCACAAATCTGTCACTTTGCTCCATCCTCACTGTAAGCTGGCTCTTCCAGCTCTAGTTACTGTGCTGGCCTCCCATGAGGCTCCTTCCCCTGGCCCTTGTCACTGTGTCCAGTGATGGCCACTGGACCATAAGCATTTGGAGGTGCGTGGCCGAATCTTACTGTCCTTTTTGCTGCACTCAGTGCAGTGCCTGACTGTGCGCACAAAGTGTGCAATGCATGTCACTCGTCAGTAAATAGCTACTGAATAGACAAGGCGGAGAATGCAGAGTCCTCTGGTGTGTGAGACCAAGTTCTCTGTGTGATGCATTGCTGTGGAAGAGCTGCCTCCTCTTCATTCTTACGAAAGGAAGATGGGGGCGTGGCAAACAACTGTGGCTGCTCCCagcacccacttcccctctgacACAGGACCCC
The genomic region above belongs to Equus caballus isolate H_3958 breed thoroughbred chromosome 2, TB-T2T, whole genome shotgun sequence and contains:
- the MRPL20 gene encoding large ribosomal subunit protein bL20m isoform X2 yields the protein MVFLTVPLWLRSRLTDRYWRVQEVLRHARHFRGRKNRCYRLAVRAVTRAFVKCTRARRLKRRSMRTLWIRRITAASQEHGLKYPVFVGNLIKCQVELNRKVLADLAIYEPKTFKSLAALAKRRRQEGFAAALGDGKEPEGIFSRVVQYH
- the MRPL20 gene encoding large ribosomal subunit protein bL20m isoform X1, whose protein sequence is MVFLTVPLWLRSRLTDRYWRVQEVLRHARHFRGRKNRCYRLAVRAVTRAFVKCTRARRLKRRSMRTVSGPGDERKTGLWIRRITAASQEHGLKYPVFVGNLIKCQVELNRKVLADLAIYEPKTFKSLAALAKRRRQEGFAAALGDGKEPEGIFSRVVQYH